The following DNA comes from Panulirus ornatus isolate Po-2019 chromosome 59, ASM3632096v1, whole genome shotgun sequence.
ATCCAAGAGTTCACTTTTAAAAATGTCATTACTGGAGGCTGTGTATTCACTCGAACTACTTCTTGAATAACTGTTTCATCAACCCTAATCTGCTTTAATCTTTAAAAATATGCTAAAATTGTATCTCATCAGGATCTGACAACTCATGTTGTAACATGCTTTTTTTAGAATACAAAGTTGTAGGGATTTCAGTGTACATGAGAGTCAGTGATAGATAAAGTTTTACTGTAATATGTAGATTTTTGAGGGTGAAAAACTAATGAATCATCTTGATTTGTAGGTAATGTGCTATTTATTGACAACTGGCGAGTAATGCACGGTCGCGCCAGCTACCAGGGGGAAAGGATCATGAGTGGCTGCTATCTAGACAATGATGACTTCACTAGTAAAGCAAGAGTCCTAGGTGTGCAGTTGTAGGATGTTTGTAGGTGTTTGTACAGCCTATTGAAAATCTTCAGAAAGATatatttggaagaaagttgaacaTATACTTTTGATAAGAATTTTAGCAAAATAATTTGATCCTTAGTTAACCgtaattttttcatgtttcttaGAACACCATGGAGCTAGAATATGGCTTTCTGAATGCAGCCAATAAGGTCCTGATTGACCAAAAAAGACAGAATTTTTTCTGAGGTCAAAGTGTCAAATGTCATAGGTACAGATATAGTTACTACACCTGACTATCCCCTTGTATGGATGATCATTTCTTTTAATGTGGTCTAGTTAATGGTAAATGCTAAGAATATCATTATATGCATCTTTTGTTCATAATACAGGGGCAGTTTATAGAAAATGAGAGAAGTGATTAACTACTGTGGTTCATAGCATTGGAGTAGATAATACATAAATGCTCTGGTGAAAAATAGACCTGAATTTCTCGGCAATAGCAGCACATTGCTCGCAACTTGTGTATAAATGAATGGTTGGATTGCTGGTTGCTTATCAtctcattattttcatttgaattGCTGTATTCTAAGACTGATTTTGAAGCTTTATTTCAGCTTGTAGAAAAGGCCATACTTTATATGGATTATGGTGTTTGAAATACATTATTAGATAATGATACATCCTGTGTAAACAAATTACTGTTAAGTCTAGGGGGGATTTAAACTCCACTCTATGGGTTACTAAACTTCATGGTTAACTGCTGTAAGTAACTCACGTGTTCAAGATGCTCTTCTGAAACAGTAGGGATAGTGTGTAGCTTTGAACGAGTTTTGAACCTGTTAAGAAATGCATAGAAACATGTTCATCCTTTTGTGGAAAACTAATCTTGATAGATAACACTGTAAATAGTTTTATcctgaaatatatttttgttttgagtAAGGATTTAGATTAGTAAAACTATCAGGTATGTGGTTATCAATTTTGAGCATATACATAAAAATTCTAATAAATGGTTCAGCAAAAGCAATCTGATCATTTATATGCTCTGCCACTATATGTAGAGTATGCAGGATTGGCATCACttttatatctgtctgtctgtggacacaTTCTTGTTCACATGATAACTCAAGATAAAAATTTCATACACCATAGCTAGCCCTTATGGAGATGAACTGATAAGATTTGGGAGGCACAACTTTGCACAGTAatcaggaaaattattttttttgtaagtgcTGTAATTTAGGATTAATGAATGATGGGAAGTTCAAATATCAAACATACAAGTATTTAGCAAAGACAGATATTAAGGAATACAAAAGCCTCTTGTATGACATCTTTTATTGTTCAGTCTGTTTTTTAATGAATAACTAGCAAACTtatgaaatacatatttttttgtccCTTTAAAAAACACCTGTTCATGTGCAATTATCCTACCTAAGTAATAGAAACTTTTTATTGTAATTATTTAtatacaatgtaaaaaaaaaaaaaagaaaaaactagtgAAGAATACTTGTATACATAAACCTTGTAATATGAatccatgtatatacaaacacaaactgaCACGTACATCAGTTTAATGAGTGTGCAAATATGAATAAGCTGTTAATAAACTTTGCATCCTTGTAAGGGGCTTTCAACATTTTAAAATCAGCATAAGCAAAAATATGTACTACCATGTTTCTAGTAATGAGCGAAGTATTCTGACTGGGCTTCAAATTCAACTATTTCATATTCTTGATATTATTCAATCCAGCACTCTCTCCTTTGATAGCTAAAGCTCCAGGTTTAAATGTTTAACACTTTCATATAATTGTCAAATGCTGAGTGGTGTTCAAAATGCTACTGCATAAAAGCAAATTCCTAAATTTTGTTACCTCTTAACAGTTAACAATAAGCTACAATAACGTTCATATACACAAGATTTAGTCCCTATAAAGTTGATATTTTTGAAGATTCATCTTCTTAGTACAGCACTCTATGCAACCATCACTTACTTTCTTATCTCTTCTTAAACCTGCATATCAATTTTGTGCATCTTTCCTAAATTTTCTTGACTACCAGTTCTATATTTTCTAAGGTATCTAAAAATTTTTAGTGTGCTTGTACCAAATTACAGATTTTCTTAGATTTTCAAAAATCtattttatatttctattattgTTACACGAAATCCAATACGTTTCTGTCTTGTACATTATGGTAATTCTCTTAAACCAAAATTTTTAATCCTTTTACCAACTCTAAAAATCCCACTGATAGTTCCTTCCTATGAAAGTTTGCCCCTCCCCCATATTTTCCTAAGATTTAAAAAATGCCTTTTTAATATTATTACACATGCTTCTTTCTTTCCAACTTCAACACAATAATCTTGTCAATTTTATGATATGATGGAGCTCATCTCTATTTCCTTCATCTCCTGAATATCAGCTTTGAGGCGAAGTTTGAGAATCTCTCGCCATATAGCCTCAACATGTTCTGGGTGTCTGATGCCAAGCCTTATGAGTGTTCCTTCTGTCATACGCACCAGGGCCTTTCCCATTATATCATGCTGCAGAAACAAAATTTGTAACATTACAAATTACAACTGTAGTATAGTAACAGTGCCTAATACACAACCACTGACTAAACTGaaggaaattatatatttattgttattatcgttattacaTGCGATCCCAGGCCCCTTTTTTGGCGTTCCTGCAGCTTAGAGGTTGCACTCCACAAAGCTGCAGGACTAGGTGGCCTCCTTTGGGGTTAGAAGGTCTTCGATGATGATGTATTCTTTTCTATCAAAGGATAATGAAAAGGCCTCAGTGAATGTACTTCACTCACAATGGCACTACTCACTAGCAAAGTCCTGGAATATTTTATAAGAATTACAATGGAAAGACTCaatgagcagttctttctccaactcttttTAGTCTCCCATTGCCTACTGCAGACCACAGTCCTcttatatgcagatgatgatcacaccacagcacCCTGACAACATGGAAGCAACAACAAACGTGCAACACTGTACAATTAGAACAATGGTTCACCCAAAACCGAATATCTGTATCTCCACAGAAAACATCAGTCCCCTTTTGATCCCAGACAGACATTAATCCAACCTGGCCAGTTGTTCCCATCTAGCAAAAAAACAACCATTATGAGTGTCACATATGACAGCAACAAACTATATGCCCTCAGGACATTAAATGATACAAGATTTaagatttggaaaagaaaaagaattctttaATAACCTGTGCATACAATttatctgctccaccctaaaaaTGTCTCATTGCCCTAATTGCCACTGtaaaaaaacaaatacaacaaaagCTGTAAAGCACTAAAATCAAAGTACTCAAAACAACCTGTTGCTACTGTGTACTTAGAAACACCTGACATCtacaaaatgaaacaaagatcctccctatGCAATCCCATTTGATTATGCTTGGCActtaattctttgcaacagcactggaCACTTCCCATTCAatccactccataactaaccaccaacacccagacagaaatgaaaagcttacctcATCTTCATACTTCAATAAACCATACTCACAAATCACACAATCCATAAGAAACAACACAAACAAAGCATATACTCAACAAATAACCTGACAAGCATTAAACAACAGCTCTCCCAAATCAGTCTTGAATATCACCTCACCAGAACAGCTGAAACCAGACTTTTTCATCCAAGCTCTTGACGTCAACCATTCCTACAATACAATAAACATCGATTCATTACCACCTTTTCACCTAAGCTCTTGATGTCAACTTTTCCTACAGAACAATAAACATCGATTCATCACATATCAAGACTCTATGTGACCTCAATGCATCCAAAGCACTATAACCATCCGCCAACCCCTAGCTGAAATAACAATATTACCCTACAACACATTTTATTACATACCATGATTAACAGATGGGAGTACAGTTGGAAATATTCACTGCAATGACGCTTGAACCACTTCTGAACATCTGCTGTTGTCCAAAGATAACAAGGCTTTGGACGAGCCAACTTTCCCTACAAATAATTTAGTGTTTTCATTAAGATGTTTGATATACAGAGATTTATATATTTACTGTCCCTACTGATAATTTCTTAAAGGAGCCTATATCCAGGGCACTAGACATAAATGTTTCCAAAGTGTAAGTTGAATGTTTACTGTAATACTATAATAGTCCTACTGTACAAGTACTGTTTTGAGCCTGACTATAAAAGCTTACTACTGCCTTATTCCTTAAATATTACTACTGTCTTATTCCTTAAATATTGTCAAAACAAAAATAACTAAAGTGTGAAGGGCAGGAAGAAGTTTATTTGATATTCAACATATGTGTCTAAAGAGGAGATGATTTTAAAATCATGATTGTTTTTTATAACTAAGCATATTCAGTTACACTAAGACTTTGGAGAAGAagttgtcttgctcaagggaaAGGTAGAACAGGCCCATGAAAGAGAGGTAGTTGAGCTTTCTACAGTAAGGTCAAACAAGCTCTGACTGAATGCACATGTCCTTAAAGCTTCCTCACTAGGTATAAAAATGTCTTtctaaataatacatacattttTGTTACCAACACTCATAATACAAGGTAACTAAAAACAATTTGCACAAACAATAATGAAGATATGCGCTTACTGGCAAAGGTAACTTGGGGACAAACATAACCAGAAATTAAGAAATTCAAATAGAAAGATAGTCATAACTATTATCTGCTTAAGGTTATTGATTGTAGAAGAGCTAGAGCAAAAGTGACTCATTTAAAGAAGCAAACAGACCATTTCTTTTCCTACTAATGCTTCTTTGGCAACACATTATCAAACTATGTAGTCCTTATTGTATTACGATTTTTggtactttcttttctttccctctttttcatgtATTCTTAGTTTTCTCCAACCTCTGATTTCATGCTTGTGCTAATCTGTTGGAGTATCACAATTCTTTTATAAACATTCATGTTTCTCTGACAAGGCATGCAGGATTTGTTTTACACAATTCTagtggttaacgttgctgaccgtgacTTATTCGCGGGCCGCTCAGAGTTGACCGCATAGGTTATAATCCTGGTTACTGCAGTCAGtccacagccaacctagctgttcatccacccctaggggttggtcaatgaaatcggtacctggctttggctaggat
Coding sequences within:
- the ave gene encoding protein aveugle isoform X1, translating into MMKLLASKQTMDNKTETVGDASQPIKPKGKLARPKPCYLWTTADVQKWFKRHCSEYFQLYSHLLIMHDIMGKALVRMTEGTLIRLGIRHPEHVEAIWREILKLRLKADIQEMKEIEMSSIIS
- the ave gene encoding protein aveugle isoform X2, translating into MMKLLASKQTMDNKTETVGDASQPIKPKHDIMGKALVRMTEGTLIRLGIRHPEHVEAIWREILKLRLKADIQEMKEIEMSSIIS